The Zygosaccharomyces rouxii strain CBS732 chromosome A complete sequence genome window below encodes:
- the ERP3 gene encoding Erp3p (similar to uniprot|Q12403 Saccharomyces cerevisiae YDL018C), translating into MQHYLILLILLGIGLCSPVTFELPRGQTECFYTLTPKDHCTINYYFAVQGGQSNDNTVNYKIYDPSDKESPMIERSNIRLGEWSFPGELRGEYAFCFQGGNEHNKIVDLDIRHSCKNEADIWSERRKARREARHLRDLHNDPLQSSVENSVDKIEEQLYQLEINLMYYKARNKRNHHTVRSTDFRIMLFSIYGILLVIGMGLVEIIILKWFFRESRKYAI; encoded by the coding sequence ATGCAAcattatttgattttattaATATTGCTTGGTATTGGGCTGTGCTCTCCGGTAACATTTGAATTACCCAGAGGTCAAACGGAATGCTTTTACACTTTGACGCCAAAAGATCACTGTACAATTAATTACTACTTTGCAGTGCAAGGTGGTCAATCCAATGATAATACTGTCAACTACAAGATATATGATCCTAGCGATAAGGAATCACCAATGATTGAAAGATCAAATATTCGTCTAGGTGAATGGTCATTCCCAGGAGAATTAAGAGGTGAATATGCATTTTGCTTCCAAGGAGGTAATGAACATAATAAGATTGTGGATTTAGATATTAGACATTCATGTAAGAACGAAGCTGATATTTGGTCCGAAAGACGTAAAGCAAGAAGAGAAGCTAGACATCTAAGAGATTTGCACAATGATCCATTACAAAGTTCAGTGGAAAATTCAGTAGATaagattgaagaacaattgtATCAATTAGAAATCAATCTAATGTATTATAAGGCGAGGAATAAGAGAAATCACCATACAGTTCGCTCAACAGATTTCCGTATAATGCTCTTCTCTATTTATGGCATCCTGCTGGTTATCGGGATGGGATTAGTAGAGATtataattttgaaatggtTTTTCCGAGAATCGAGAAAATATGCTATTTAA
- the CDC7 gene encoding serine/threonine protein kinase CDC7 (similar to uniprot|P06243 Saccharomyces cerevisiae YDL017W CDC7 DDK (Dbf4-dependent kinase) catalytic subunit required for firing origins and replication fork progression in mitosis through phosphorylation of Mcm2-7p complexes and Cdc45p kinase activity correlates with cyclical DBF4 expression) — protein sequence MSHEDVPREIKDEMEQLYEDVEGLRDEYVLLDKIGEGTFSSVYKAEDIKGKVCQRYSSHFWTPGSRYVALKKIYVTSSPQRIYNELNLLYMLTGCTRVAPLCDATRVRDQVIAVLPYYPHEEFRNFYRDLPIKGIKMYLWEMLQALSFVHSKGIMHRDIKPTNFLYNPEIGRGVLVDFGLAEMQPDYDRNEVEEDSLASIRDWRSHEQFCPCIVRDTNKQNASSPMVTIQNGKVVHLNNVNGVDLSKGYPKNETRRIKRANRAGTRGFRAPEVLMKCGSQTTKIDIWSVGVILLSLLSRRFPLFQSMDDTDSLLELCTIFGWKKIRKCAALHGLGFEVSGLRHITENGFPNALKEFIYKLLDKECTVGTFPDYSVAFETYEYLSQELYDRRSIEPKLPGSSNAETTITTEGPQAYELKKYQEEIWSDHYWCFQVLEQCLEFDPQKRSSASELLQSAFFNELNEADIYTDVETTDEDQMSEEDQAVDDDLLLIPG from the coding sequence ATGAGTCACGAAGATGTTCCTCGCGAGATCAAGGATGAGATGGAACAGTTATATGAAGACGTTGAAGGGTTGAGGGACGAGTACGTGTTGCTAGATAAGATCGGGGAAGGTACTTTCTCTTCTGTATACAAGGCAGAAGATATCAAGGGAAAAGTTTGCCAGAGATACAGTTCACATTTTTGGACTCCAGGCTCTCGATACGTtgcattgaagaagatctaTGTTACTTCTTCACCCCAAAGAATTTACAACGAGCTTAATTTGCTTTATATGCTAACCGGCTGCACCAGAGTGGCACCCCTGTGTGATGCGACCAGAGTACGAGATCAAGTCATAGCAGTGCTGCCGTACTATCCACATGAAGAATTTCGTAATTTCTACAGGGATTTGCCTATCAAGGGAATTAAGATGTATTTGTGGGAAATGTTACAAGCACTTAGTTTTGTACATTCGAAGGGAATTATGCATAGAGATATTAAACCTacaaattttctttataATCCAGAGATCGGTAGAGGTGTATTAGTAGATTTCGGATTGGCAGAAATGCAACCAGACTACGATAGGAATGAGGTCGAAGAGGATTCATTAGCTTCGATCAGAGATTGGAGAAGTCATGAACAGTTTTGCCCCTGTATCGTACGAGATACCAACAAACAAAATGCATCATCGCCCATGGTGACTATTCAAAATGGAAAAGTTGTACATTTAAACAATGTCAATGGTGTGGACCTATCGAAAGGTTATCCAAAGAACGAAACTCGTAGGATTAAAAGAGCTAATAGAGCGGGAACTCGTGGCTTTAGGGCACCTGAGGTTCTGATGAAATGTGGATCTCAAACTACTAAAATTGATATTTGGTCGGTTGGTGTCATATTGCTAAGTCTTTTATCAAGAAGGTTCCCACTGTTCCAAAGTATGGATGATACTGATTCACTTTTGGAATTATGTACAATTTTCGGTTGGAAGAAGATCCGCAAATGTGCCGCCCTGCATGGATTAGGATTTGAAGTTAGTGGATTAAGACATATTACTGAGAACGGATTTCCTAATGCTcttaaagaatttatttACAAATTGTTAGACAAAGAATGTACAGTGGGTACATTTCCAGACTACAGCGTAGCGTTTGAAACGTATGAATATTTATCACAGGAATTGTACGATAGAAGATCAATCGAGCCCAAATTACCTGGTTCCTCTAATGCGGAAACTACCATAACGACTGAAGGTCCACAAGCCTATGAACTTaaaaaatatcaagaagaaatttggTCAGATCATTATTGGTGTTTTCAAGTTCTTGAGCAATGTTTAGAGTTCGATCCTCAAAAGCGAAGTTCAGCGTCTGAACTATTACAAAGtgcatttttcaacgaATTAAATGAAGCTGATATTTATACTGATGTGGAAACCACAGATGAAGACCAAATGtcagaagaagatcaagCAGTTGACGATGATTTGTTGTTAATACCTGGATag
- the NOP1 gene encoding rRNA methyltransferase NOP1 (similar to uniprot|P15646 Saccharomyces cerevisiae YDL014W) — translation MSFRPGSRGGSRGGPRGGGRGGPRGGGRGGRGAPRGGGRGGPRGGGRGAPRGGRGGPRGGRGGPRGGGQGGPRGGAKVVIEPHKHDGIYIARGKEDLLVTKNVAPGESVYGEKRVSVEEPSKEDGVPPTKVEYRVWNPFRSKLAAGIMGGLDELFIAPGKKVLYLGAASGTSVSHVSDVVGPEGVVYAVEFSHRPGRELIAMAKKRPNVVPIIEDARHPQKYRMLLGMVDCVFADVAQPDQARIIALNSHMFLKDQGGVVISIKANCIDSTVDAETVFAREVQKLREERIKPLEQLTLEPYERDHCVVIGRYMRSGLKK, via the coding sequence ATGTCATTTAGACCAGGAAGCAGAGGTGGATCCCGTGGTGGCCCAAGAGGTGGTGGCCGTGGTGGCCCTAGAGGTGGTGGCCGTGGTGGCCGTGGTGCTCCAAGAGGTGGTGGCCGTGGTGGCCCAAGAGGTGGTGGCCGTGGTGCTCCAAGAGGTGGCCGTGGTGGCCCAAGAGGTGGCCGTGGTGGCCCAAGAGGTGGTGGCCAAGGTGGCCCAAGAGGTGGAGCTAAGGTTGTTATCGAACCTCACAAGCACGATGGTATCTACATTGCTAGAGGTAAAGAAGATTTGCTTGTCACCAAGAACGTTGCACCAGGTGAATCTGTTTACGGTGAAAAGAGAGTTTCTGTTGAAGAACCTTCTAAGGAAGATGGTGTGCCACCAACCAAGGTTGAATACCGTGTGTGGAATCCATTTAGATCAAAGTTGGCTGCAGGTATTATGGGTGGTTTAGACGAATTGTTTATTGCACCTGGTAAGAAGGTTTTATATCTAGGTGCTGCTTCTGGTACATCTGTTTCTCACGTTTCTGATGTTGTGGGGCCTGAAGGTGTTGTGTATGCCGTTGAATTTTCTCACAGACCAGGTAGAGAATTGATTGCAATGGCAAAGAAGAGACCAAATGTGGTTCCAATCATTGAAGATGCTAGACATCCACAAAAATACAGAATGTTGTTGGGTATGGTGGACTGTGTCTTTGCAGATGTTGCACAACCTGATCAAGCCCGTATCATTGCTCTAAATTCTCACATGTTTTTGAAGGATCAAGGTGGTGTGGTCATCTCTATCAAGGCAAACTGTATCGACTCAACAGTGGATGCAGAAACTGTGTTTGCTCGTGAAGTGCAAAAATTGCGTGAAGAGAGAATCAAACcattggaacaattgacTTTAGAACCATATGAAAGAGATCACTGTGTCGTTATTGGTAGATACATGAGAAGTGGACTAAAGAAATAG
- the SLX5 gene encoding SUMO-targeted ubiquitin ligase complex subunit SLX5 (similar to uniprot|P32828 Saccharomyces cerevisiae YDL013W HEX3 Ring finger protein involved in the DNA damage response with possible recombination role genetically identified by synthetic lethality with SGS1 (DNA helicase) and TOP3 (DNA topoisomerase) sporulation role interacts with Slx8p and Lin1p) → MDLRGRESPEASQEVHINGRDEDPIIIESDQEEDQRIRDDARPIRLHPDGRIHRPRDGLNRFVNSEGTNVATTRSQDNGGSDDEVAIVGEINNTRGNEEGPIGSDAEYVDLDADNGPQVIEVNDNNRNNNENSDDDGLVIVQERTTAPRVTLNLPGGESLQIDASPTDRPYRRSFEWQQQDRTRRQAMERSARRASRLLFHTSDDDDDDSGNGTVENGRLPPSVLQLRRQEEERSRLRNITRRRDQMRSDAMQGNPVLMRLRERIDSFPPDVRSAFVHAQSLYEFRSILQSVAPLTLQECDNELVPLFTEYRSRMVQNWATNRVQSNQQESRRLNEENHERQRRLWHNRRHFRIHMGVGGGFGESLANYILMNANGMGSNDAAWLYNGYVGDMDEEESTQSIVSMIQEREEREHDSRTKKYMEKTQDQQQSYVQRAMELPDGYSASFDTEPKIKLDIVRDGKEETVVVKDDSVSDQWQEVPVCTLCGVELGVGIPDEFEGITKMDRGVSFECLVYKYQFHCPYQTLARPSQLDRDLSRRTFVAPCGHTYCGRCFARIDNARGKSRMAKRKLAQLKGSAHPDNYGPKICPAKGCKSPIRTRGKMREAFF, encoded by the coding sequence ATGGATTTGAGGGGTCGAGAGAGTCCGGAGGCTTCACAAGAGGTCCACATCAACGGTAGAGATGAGGACCCCATTATCATCGAAAGTGATCAAGAGGAGGACCAGAGGATTAGAGACGATGCTAGACCTATTAGATTACATCCTGATGGACGTATTCACAGGCCTAGAGATGGGCTGAACAGATTTGTTAATTCTGAAGGCACAAATGTAGCAACGACAAGGTCACAGGACAATGGCGGTTCAGATGACGAAGTAGCCATCGTTGGAGAAATTAATAATACACGAggtaatgaagaaggtCCTATTGGATCGGATGCAGAATATGTTGATTTAGATGCAGATAATGGGCCACAGGTGATTGAAGTTAATGACAATAAtagaaataataatgagaattctgatgatgatgggTTGGTGATAGTACAAGAGAGGACAACTGCCCCTAGAGTGACACTTAATTTGCCTGGAGGTGAATCCTTACAAATAGATGCATCCCCCACAGATAGGCCTTATAGAAGATCATTTGAATGGCAACAACAGGATAGGACAAGAAGACAAGCGATGGAGAGAAGCGCTAGGCGAGCGAGCAGATTGTTGTTTCACACAtcagatgatgatgatgatgatagtgGAAATGGTACTGTTGAAAATGGACGTCTTCCGCCCAGCGTTTTGCAACTACGGCGTCAAGAAGAGGAGAGATCTAGATTACGAAATATTACTCGTAGACGTGATCAAATGCGTTCAGATGCTATGCAGGGAAATCCGGTTTTAATGCGGTTAAGAGAGAGAATAGATTCTTTTCCGCCAGATGTGAGGAGCGCATTCGTTCACGCACAGTCATTATATGAGTTTAGATCAATCTTACAAAGTGTGGCACCTTTAACGTTACAAGAATGTGATAATGAACTGGTACCGCTTTTCACAGAATACCGTAGCCGAATGGTGCAAAACTGGGCAACGAATAGAGTTCAATCGAATCAACAGGAATCACGTCGtttgaatgaagaaaatcacGAAAGACAGAGACGTTTATGGCATAACAGAAGGCATTTCAGAATACATATGGGCGTTGGCGGTGGATTCGGTGAAAGTTTAGCCAACTATATCCTGATGAATGCAAATGGTATGGGATCTAATGATGCAGCATGGTTATACAATGGATATGTCGGTGATATGGATGAGGAAGAAAGTACGCAGAGTATTGTTAGCATGATtcaagaaagagaagaaagagagCATGATAGTAGGACGAAAAAATATATGGAAAAGACACAAGATCAACAACAGTCATATGTACAGAGAGCAATGGAATTACCTGATGGATATAGTGCGTCCTTTGATACCGAACCTAAGATAAAACTAGACATTGTACGAGATGGTAAGGAAGAAACTGTTGTAGTTAAAGATGATTCGGTCTCAGACCAATGGCAAGAAGTCCCCGTTTGTACCTTATGTGGAGTTGAATTGGGTGTAGGAATTcctgatgaatttgaaggGATTACAAAAATGGATAGGGGtgtttcttttgaatgTTTGGTTTACAAATATCAGTTTCATTGTCCCTATCAAACTTTAGCGAGACCATCACAATTGGATAGGGATCTTTCAAGACGTACGTTTGTGGCGCCATGCGGTCATACTTACTGCGGAAGGTGTTTTGCTCGAATAGATAACGCTAGAGGTAAATCTAGAATGGCAAAGAGGAAGTTGGCTCAGCTAAAAGGTTCTGCGCATCCTGATAACTATGGTCCGAAGATCTGCCCTGCTAAGGGATGTAAATCACCAATTCGCACAAGAGGGAAAATGAGAGAGGcattcttttga
- the TSC13 gene encoding trans-2-enoyl-CoA reductase (NADPH) TSC13 (similar to uniprot|Q99190 Saccharomyces cerevisiae YDL015C TSC13 ER protein involved in very long chain fatty acid synthesis), with protein MVLVKSRSKSLRDTQVDVSPGSKFDDVLTAISKNNKDTSIYRLRLTYLKENKQIPVVSDEFFAASDVETLYVKDLGPQISWRMVFICEYLGPIIIHSLFYYLSQKPELRSSGSRYNPYMNRLAYLLILAHYLKREVETIFVHQFSQATMPFFNLFKNCFHYWVLNGLIALGYFGKGFFFNDSDLFRAYSFLKINNLSALVAFFTIFELWNFYAHIKLRIWGDYQKSLGNTKVRVPLDEGIFKIFVSPNYTLELLSWITFTLIFKLNFFALAFTIVSGTQMYLWAQKKNKKYGTRRAFLIPYLF; from the coding sequence ATGGTCTTAGTTAAGAGTCGTTCCAAAAGCTTACGTGACACCCAGGTGGATGTTTCCCCTGGTTcgaaatttgatgatgtttTGACCGCGATTTCCAAGAATAACAAGGATACAAGTATCTACAGGTTAAGATTAACctatttgaaagagaacAAGCAGATACCAGTTGTTTCAGATGAGTTCTTCGCTGCATCTGATGTGGAAACGCTATATGTTAAGGATCTAGGTCCTCAAATATCTTGGAGAATGGTCTTCATTTGTGAATATCTAGGGCCCATTATAATCCATTCATTGTTTTACTACTTATCGCAAAAACCAGAATTGCGTAGTAGTGGATCGAGGTATAACCCATATATGAATCGTTTAGCATATTTGTTGATATTAGCCCACTACTTGAAAAGAGAAGTGGAAACCATTTTTGTTCATCAGTTTTCACAGGCTACAATGCCATTCTtcaaccttttcaaaaattgtttccACTACTGGGTGCTCAACGGATTAATTGCATTAGGGTATTTCGGTAAGGGGTTTTTCTTTAACGATTCCGATCTGTTCAGAGCTTACAGCTTTCTAAAGATCAATAATTTGAGTGCGTTAGTTGcatttttcaccatttttgaattaTGGAACTTTTATGCACACATTAAATTACGTATTTGGGGAGATTATCAAAAGAGTCTAGGCAATACTAAGGTTCGTGTGCCGCTAGATGAAGgtatcttcaaaatatttgtcTCACCAAATTATACTTTGGAGCTATTATCGTGGATTACTTTCACActaattttcaaattaaacTTCTTTGCACTTGCCTTTACAATTGTTTCTGGTACTCAAATGTATCTATGGGcccaaaagaagaataaaaaatacGGTACTCGTAGAGCATTTTTAATTCCATATTTGTTTTAG
- the DAL1 gene encoding allantoinase (similar to uniprot|P32375 Saccharomyces cerevisiae YIR027C DAL1 Allantoinase converts allantoin to allantoate in the first step of allantoin degradation expression sensitive to nitrogen catabolite repression) — protein sequence MPIKAIGSQRCIIDSRETAATLLYSTDSGKIIEIYNELVPSVDDPRLKLFDVEDFEDVTPKVILPGLVDSHVHLNEPGRTDWEGFATGTRAASSGGVTTVVDMPLNAIPPTINVANFNTKLKAAEGQLWCDVGFWGGLVPGNLKDLIPLVKAGVRGFKGFLMDSGVPEFPPIDKCYIENAMSELSNSKAMVMFHAELDTGSQETSHDNHHQETDSCQYDSFLASRPDRFEFDAISLIIDCLKKSMAANSGKGPSVHIVHLASMEAIPLMRQAHKDGLPITAETCFHYLSLAAEKIGKGATFCKCCPPIRNEKNRLALWEGLRDGSITSVVSDHSPCTPELKQLEKGDFMSAWGGISSVGLGLPLLHTVGSTLNPSVSLMEIVKWCCENTAEQVGLQHRKGHLRIGYDADFVIFDPNAKQRVTNPTVYFKNKLTAYNGQELIGIVQRTILRGLTIFDVSHGGPSKSPLGKPILEPREH from the coding sequence ATGCCTATAAAAGCTATTGGCTCTCAAAGGTGTATCATTGACAGCAGAGAAACAGCTGCTACATTATTGTACTCCACTGACTCGGGTAAGATCATTGAAATATATAATGAATTGGTACCATCGGTCGACGATCCAAGGTTGAAATTATTTGAtgttgaagattttgaagatgttacTCCCAAAGTTATTTTACCAGGCTTAGTGGATTCTCATGTCCATTTAAATGAACCCGGTAGAACTGATTGGGAGGGTTTCGCTACTGGTACAAGAGCAGCCTCCAGTGGTGGTGTTACTACCGTAGTGGATATGCCATTGAATGCAATTCCTCCAACTATTAACGTAGCCAATTTCAACACCAAATTGAAGGCGGCAGAAGGTCAATTATGGTGTGATGTCGGATTTTGGGGAGGGTTGGTCCCAGgtaatttgaaagatttgataCCATTAGTAAAGGCTGGTGTACGTGGATTTAAAGGGTTCTTAATGGACTCTGGAGTGCCAGAATTCCCaccaattgataaatgCTATATTGAAAATGCTATGAGTGAACTTTCTAATAGTAAAGCGATGGTTATGTTCCATGCTGAGCTTGATACAGGCTCACAAGAGACTTCCCATGATAACCACCATCAAGAGACGGATTCTTGTCAATACGATTCATTTTTGGCTTCAAGACCTGATAGATTCGAATTTGatgcaatttctttaatcaTTGattgtttgaaaaaaagTATGGCGGCAAATTCTGGGAAAGGACCTTCGGTGCATATCGTTCATTTAGCATCTATGGAGGCAATACCACTAATGCGTCAAGCTCACAAGGATGGCCTACCCATTACAGCAGAGACTTGCTTCCATTATTTGAGTTTGGCTGCAGAAAAAATAGGTAAAGGTGCTACTTTTTGCAAGTGTTGTCCACCAATTCGTAATGAGAAAAATCGTTTGGCCCTTTGGGAAGGTTTACGTGATGGATCCATTACTTCTGTAGTCAGTGATCATTCTCCATGTACACCAGAATTGAAACAGTTAGAAAAGGGTGACTTCATGAGTGCTTGGGGCGGTATATCGTCTGTTGGTTTGGGATTGCCCTTATTGCATACGGTGGGGTCCACTTTGAATCCTTCCGTTAGTCTGATGGAGATTGTTAAATGGTGCTGTGAAAATACTGCGGAACAAGTTGGATTACAGCATCGTAAGGGACATTTAAGAATTGGCTACGATGCTGACTTTGTTATATTTGATCCTAATGCCAAGCAACGGGTAACCAATCCCACAGtttatttcaaaaacaAATTAACCGCTTACAATGGTCAAGAACTTATTGGGATTGTACAAAGGACAATATTACGTGGATTAACTATCTTCGATGTATCCCATGGCGGTCCATCCAAATCGCCCTTAGGTAAGCCGATCCTTGAGCCAAGAGAACATTGA